The genomic window GTGGTATTACTAAGCAGCTTAATTTATTACACACATGTAGCTCAGATGGTTTAAAAGATAATTAATAAAAAGGTGTTACTGTGAATAGTCGTTTGATATTAATTTTTGCAGGCATTAGCGGGTTCTTTACTGTCGCCTTCGGTGCCATTGGTTCTCATGCACTTTCATCCGTCATGAGTGCCCACCAGATGGAATGGATTCAAATTGGATTGCGTTATCAAATGTTACATACCGTCGCTTTAATGGTGATTGGTGCAATTTTGATGCGTAAAGTCATTTTGTGGTTTTATTGGTGCGGTGTTTTTTTTGCAGTAGGCATACTTCTTTTTAGTGGTAGCCTTTATTGTATGGCGCTGTTACAGGTAAAATACTTTTCCTATTTTACGCCAATAGGAGGAGTTTGTTTTCTTATTGGCTGGCTGTTGGTCGTTATCGGCGCTATGCGTCTAAGGAAACCGGCGTTACGCCATGAGTAATAAAATTGCATTATATTGCCGTCCAGGCTTCGAAAAAGAGTGTGCGGCAGAAATAACAGATAAGGCAAGCCAGAAAAATGTCTTTGGTTTTGCCCGAGTCAAAGAAAATAGTGGTTATGTTATCTTCGAATGTTATCAAGCAGAAGATGCAGATAAATTGGCACGTGAATTACCATTTCGAGAATTAATTTTTGCTCGTCAAATGATAGTGGTTGGTGAATTACTTAAAGATTTACCTCCAGAAGATCGTATTACGCCAATTGTTAATGCTCTAAGTCAACAAATTGAGGGAGCTGGCGACCTTCGTGTTGAAGTTGCTGACACCAATGAAAGTAAAGAATTACTGAAATTCTGCCGTAAATTTACGGTACCTTTGCGTAATGCACTAAGACAAGAAAAAATCTTATTAGCTAAAGAAAATCTTAAACGCCCCGTTATCCATGTGTTCTTTATTGCATCAGGTTGCTGTTATACCGGTTATTCGTATAGTCACAACAGTTCACCTTTTTATATGGGAATACCGCGTTTAAAATTCCCATCTGATGCGCCAAGCCGATCAACGCTGAAATTAGAAGAAGCCTTCCATGTCTTCATTCCTTATGATGAATGGGATGAAAGATTAGATAGCGGAATGAATGCAGTTGATTTAGGCGCTTGTCCTGGCGGCTGGACATACCAATTAGTGAAACGCAGTATGATGGTACATGCGGTTGATAATGGCCCAATGGCCGAAAGTTTAATGGAAACAGGGCAGGTTAGGCACCATCGCGTAGATGGATTCAAATTTCAGCCAACCTCTAATAATATCACTTGGCTTGTTTGTGATATGGTTGAAAAGCCTGCGAAAGTGGCTGCTTTAATGACGGAATGGTTGCTCAATGGTTGGTGTAGAGAAGCTATTTTTAACTTAAAATTGCCAATGAAAAAGCGCTATGAAGAAGTGTCACATATTCTCAATAAAATGCAGGTTCAATTAAAAGAGCAAGGCATTAATGTGCGTATTCAGGCAAAACAGCTTTACCACGATCGCGAAGAAGTCACTGTTCACGTACAAAGGATCTGGGCTGCTGGTATTCCTAAGCGTGATTGAATTTTCTAAAATATTATAGTAAAGATAAAGCTGCACCTTAATCGCAATATTATAAGCAATTAAGGTGCATTTTCATTTTTAGTATATTTGCTAGTAAAATAAATAGTAATGAGATATTTGTTATGTGATGCTGTTTATTTTAATTATTTTCACTAATTTTGAATTTAATAGAGATATTAAGTGATTTTCTAAGTCTTATTGTTTTATTTTAATCGCAATAAATATATTTCAGTGAAATATTGTGAAATGTTATGTTTGAAATATAAATTATAATATTTCATGTTGGTAATATAATTTCATTATTTTTCATTTATCTTAATAAAATAAATATGTAACTATAGGTATTGATTATCATTAATTGTTAATCTATTGATAATTATTGGAGAGCGAAATATTAACTGAATCATGATAGTTGGTTGAAATGGTAATTTAATAAGGATGAATAATGTGAATATATATAATATTAATATTGGTTCGTCAGATTTTTTTTCTGATGATAAAATTAAAAAAGATGAAGAAATAAAAAATCTTAACCCACAATTAAAAATAGCTAATACAATTGATAATTTACTCCATAGTAAAAATGATTTAGGTAAACCTAGTCTGGCTATGGAAACATTATTATCTGTTGCTAATCATCAAAAACAAGTCACACTTCAAATGTTAGGTCAAAATGTAGATTCAGAACTGGCTATCACTTTAATCCTTAAAGATAGTATTAATAAATATACCTTACAATTGGAGTCTATTTATGCTTGGACAGTAGGAGGAAAATCAGTATTAGCTCCTATGTTAAAAATGATGTCTGAGAGTATATTTGCTGGAAATGTCTCGAGCACGAAATTTGAAGATTTAATACAAATTATTGTTATCGATATGATGCTGCGTGGAAAATTACCAGATAGCATGAAAAAAGTTGCAGGATATTTCTTGGAAGATGCTGGTTCTGGAACTCATGCTCCAATGACGCAAATGACTCCAAAAGATCTTGAAAAATTTATGTTGGATATTTATCAATTAGCTTTAAAAGATGATCCAAATTCTCTTGCATATAGCATCGCGAATACAATAGAGAAAAACCATAAAAATGAATTTATGGCGTATCAAAGATCGTTTGCAGCTAATTTTTGGACTAATCCCGATGGATTTATGGATGGGTTTGTAGGGAATAAAAATATTCCACCCATTACAGGGCAGAGCCATGATGTGAGTCCATTCTTTAAGCTTTCTATTATTAGTACATTAAGCTTGAAAGGTGACCTAAGTGCTGACGATTTTAACAAGATCCTCGTATCCGATTTATCCACGATAAAAGACATTGCTGGTATTGATGGGAAGATGGTTGATTGGATAATTGCTGAAACGTCAGATGTTGTAGAGTGGAAAGGTAATGGAAAAGATGGCGTAGGGTCAGGACAACGCTGGTGGACCTTTCCTGGTTATGGAATAGATTATCAGTATTTAGAAAAAATATTTAATGAATTTCCTCCTCGAAATTTAACTGAGGAGGAAGCTGAAGAAATTAATCGAATTGGTGATCAAGTCAAAATGATCCAGCAGACATTAAAATATTGGTTACAGATATGTAATGACGAAAGATTGGCTATGGCTAGAAACATTTAATTGAGTGATGAAATAATAATAAGCTTATTTTGTTTGATTAAAACGGAGTTGGTTTAAATTTCCTTGTAGCTGAATATCTGTCTTCAATGTGGCAATTTCACGACAAAGTAAAGCAATTTCTAATTGTCCACTAAGCTTTTTCTGCCATTTTTCATCGAGATTATCTAAATTGGCAAATAGATCTTCGAGTGAATTAAATTGCTGGAGAAGTTGAGTGGCACTTTTAGCGCCAATTCCCGTCACGCCGGGAATTTTACTGCTGCTAATACCTGCAAGTCCCCAATAATCAGGTAATTGCTGCGGATTTACACCAAACTCTTCTTGGATGAAGGGCACATCAAGCCAACGCTTTTGAAAATAGTCGCGGATACGAAGAGCAGGAGATAGCAGCTGACAATAGCCTTTATCCGTAGAGACGATGGTGACCATGTGTCCTGCATCTGTAATTTTCTTGGCTAAAGTTGCCGCAAGATCATCCGCCTCATCACCTTGAGATTGCCAGCAATGTATTCCTTTAGCTTCAAACTTAGATTTCAATGCAGGTAATTCAGTTTGTAAATTTTCAGGCATTGGCTGACGACCCGCTTTATAGTCAGGTAATTTTTCATGGCGCCAGCTATGGTGTCGGCCTTCCTCATCAAATACTGCCACAATATGAGTGGGTGCTGTATGTGTGATGAGCTGAGAAATTGCAGATAAACAGGTATCAGCGCAAGGGCTACCTTGCACGGCATGAATACGGCGAATTAAATTAAGTGCATCAATAATCAGTAAATGGATCATAAAATATATGCCATCCTTGGCCTCAGTTAGTTATTTCACTATTTCATAGCATGGCTCATAGGCAGTTCCACCCGGGAGCTTCATACGATGTTGGCTTACAAATCCACGCAATAAGCTATCCATTCGTTGCATGATCTCTTTATCACCATGAATTTTAAATGGTCCATATTGTTCAATGGCTTTCATGCCGACTTCTTTTACGTTACCCGCAACAATTCCAGAGAAAGCTCGGCGTAAATCGGACGCGAGTTTTTCTGGTGACTGTCCTTGATGCAAATCCAGTGATGCCATATTTTGATGTGTTGGCTCAAAAGGATGCTGTAATTCAGAATTAATTTTGATTGACCAGTTGAAACTATAAGCATCACCCGTACTGCGGCGATTATCTTTGACTAGTGGCATATATTTTTTCATTACACGCGCCACTTCTTGTGGGTCATCAATAATAATTTGATAATGCTTACAAGCTTCTTCACCTAATGTATGACGGATAAAGTCATCAAGCACTGTAAAATATTCAGCACTTTCTTTAGGTCCAGTAAGGATTAATGGAAGAACCTGTTCACTATTTTCAGGCGCCATCAAAATGCCCAGAAGATAGAGTAATTCTTCTGCGGTACCAACACCACCAGGGAAAATAATAATACCATGTGCTAATCGTACAAATGCCTCAAGGCGTTTTTCGATATCAGGCATGATAATTAGTTCATTGACCAGCGGATTAGGGGGTTCAGCGGCAATGATTGAAGGTTCTGTTAGACCAATAAAACGGCTATTTTTATAACGTTGTTGTGCATGACCAACAGCAGCGCCTTTCATTGGTGCTTCCATAGCGCCGGGACCACAGCCCGTACAAATATTCAGCTCTCTTAGCCCTAATTCGTTACCGACTTTACGGCCATAAAGATATTCATTTTCATTTATTGAGTGACCCCCCCAGCAAACAATCATGCTTGGATCTTCATCCAGATGCAAAGCGCGAGCATTACGCAAAATAGAGAAAATGATGTTGGTCAGATTGGCACTATTTTCGAGATCAATATGCAATTTTTGTTCTGCATTGATAATTTGAGCATGAACAAACAGAATATCTCTAAGCACAGCAAAGAGATTAGCTTGTATCGAGCGGATCATGTGTCCATCGACAAAGGCATCTTTTGGCGGGTTGATGAGTTCTAATTTAACACCGCGTTCACGGCGTAATACATTGATATCAAAATCTTTATGTTTATCCAGCAGATCTTTACTATTGTCCGTTAAACTGCCTGAATTTAATACGGCAAGTGAGCAGTTGCGGAAAAGTCGATATAAGTGGCTACTTGCCGTACGCTTTAGCATATCAACTTCAAGCTGAGACAATAGATCCATGGATCCTAATGGACTGATATGAGTAATCAAGTAACACTCCTTTATCCCAAAGGGATCTTGATTTGTTTATTACAATATACCTACCATTTTTAAAATTGTATCGATATTAATATATTAACTACCTAAATAGGTGACTGACAATGTTGATACAACTTAAATTGTTTTAGGTACAAAATGTGTTCATAAAGATGAAAGCTGTTTTACTGTCGAGCTAACCGACCAATTTCAGGTATAAAATGTGTATTGCTGCGCCATGGGTTAATATCAAGCCCGCCGCGGCGAGTATATCGCGCATAAACAGTCAATTTTTCTGGTTGGCATAACTGTGTTATGTCATTAAAAATGCGTTCAACACACTGCTCGTGAAATTCATTATGGTGACGGAAAGAGACTAAATAGCGCAGTAATGCTTCACGGTTTATTTTCGGTCCACTGTAATGAATTTGTACTGAGCCCCAATCAGGCTGGTTGGTTATTAAGCAATTTGACTTTAGTAAATGGCTGACAAGTGTTTCTTCAACAATGTCAGCTTCCGTGCTATTTACCAGATAGTCACGGCTAAATTCATAGTTATCGATCTCTATATCTTGATCATCAAGACATATTCCATCAAATGGTTGAATCATTTGTTGAGAAAATTCATTTAACTTATGGAGTTTAACGCTAACTTTCCCATTAGCACAGCGGGCAAGATCATTTTCGAGTGTACTGCGCACATTTTCCCAAGTTTCATAGCGAGTTTGATTAAAACTATTGAGATAAAGTTTAAAACTTTTTGATTCAACTAAATTTTCGCTTTGAGCATCAATGCTAACGGAGCCAATCGCAACTTGCGGTACCCCTTTTTTATTCAGCCATGAAATTTCATATAGAGTCCAAATATCAGCACCATGGAAAGGGAGATCTTGTGCATCAATATTGAGGGGCGTTCTATTTAGGCTACGAGGTACAGCTTGAAGTAAATTAGGATCATATTGGTCATGATAGGCTGTTTTCTTCCCTAAAGTTAGGTTATCGAGAGCAGGGTTATTTTGGTAATGTGACATATTGATCCTTGTACTAAAATTTTCAGCGATCTGGATAAAATGAGATCATTTCATTCATTTCTTAACTTCTGACATAATATCACTTATCAGTGGGATTACCGCATTTCAATTAAAATGAATCTAAACGACTAAATTATGATAAATATGACAGTGTCTGAAGCACTTAGCGATTTTACGCAACAATATGTTACCCAATGGAAAACTGAAACAGGGCTTCCGCCAGCTTCAATCGATCTTTACGGCGTTCCATCACCTTGTATTGTTAGGACGGGTGAAAATTGGGTTTATTGGGAACCTCAGCCTTTTAATGGAAAAGATAAAGATCTTAGCCGAGTAGCAGCTGCACTTGATATTGAATTACAGCCATCTATTCATCCTTTTTATACAACTCAACTGGCTGGTGATATGAAAGCTCAGTTTGGCTCGTTGGTTGTCAGTTTGGTTCAGGTATGGAATGACGAGGATTTTATTCGTTTACAGGAAAATTTGATTGGCCATTTAGTCACACAAAAGCGTTTAAAATTATCTCCAACATTATTTATCGCGACACTTGATTCTGATTTAGAAATGGTTTCTTTATGTAATTTGACGGGAAATGTTGTTTTAGAAAAATTTGGTAGTCAGGAACGAACTGTTTTATCAGCCAATCTTGTCGAGTTTTTACAACAATTATCACCTATAGTTGAAATGGTTAAGTAAGATAATGACGATAATATTTGTAGGAAATAACCTACAAATAAGTTAAGAGATATTCCATTGTTATAAATCTTAGTTAACAGGCTGCTATTTGCTATTATTTTTCAATAAGTTATAAATACAAATGGGTGGTTAATATTTCATCTTTTTTTAGTTTACTTAGTTATGTTGTTTGATAATTCTTTTTAAGACATTCTTAATTAACTGAACGGATAAGACCGAGCAGAAATTTTTAAAGGCTAAAATAGAGTCATGGATGGCTAACTGTGAATAATAGCCTAATCAATTAGTTGTGAATGACAGGATGTTGAGCGACAGGAAGTCGTTTTTGCAAGGAGCTGCTAATTGATTAAAAACTAAAAAAGCCAGCCAACGTTTGTTGGTTGGCTTTTTTATCTTTCTGACCCGTCCTAAATAAGGTTGACACTATTCAGGACTAATCACCTATAAATTCCACTTCAAGGCTTTATTTTGATGTTCCCAGAGGGTTCGATATAGATCACATCGTAATAATAAGGTTTGATGGTCTGCACAATCTTGTAACCTACCTTGATCTAAAACTAAAATTTGATCTGCTTGCGTAATTGTTTTTAACCTATGTGCAATAATAAATACGGTTTTATTATCGGAGAGTGTCTTGATTGCTTGTTGGATTATGTTCTCATTTTCTGGGTCGAGAGATGCTGTTGCTTCATCAAGAAAAATAATGGGTGAAGACTTTAATAATGCGCGAGCAATTGCTAAACGCTGGCGTTCTCCTCCTGAAAGCGTTCCACCTTCAACACCTAAAACAGTTTGATAACCTAAGGGTAATTTCATAAT from Providencia sneebia DSM 19967 includes these protein-coding regions:
- the ppnN gene encoding nucleotide 5'-monophosphate nucleosidase PpnN, whose protein sequence is MITHISPLGSMDLLSQLEVDMLKRTASSHLYRLFRNCSLAVLNSGSLTDNSKDLLDKHKDFDINVLRRERGVKLELINPPKDAFVDGHMIRSIQANLFAVLRDILFVHAQIINAEQKLHIDLENSANLTNIIFSILRNARALHLDEDPSMIVCWGGHSINENEYLYGRKVGNELGLRELNICTGCGPGAMEAPMKGAAVGHAQQRYKNSRFIGLTEPSIIAAEPPNPLVNELIIMPDIEKRLEAFVRLAHGIIIFPGGVGTAEELLYLLGILMAPENSEQVLPLILTGPKESAEYFTVLDDFIRHTLGEEACKHYQIIIDDPQEVARVMKKYMPLVKDNRRSTGDAYSFNWSIKINSELQHPFEPTHQNMASLDLHQGQSPEKLASDLRRAFSGIVAGNVKEVGMKAIEQYGPFKIHGDKEIMQRMDSLLRGFVSQHRMKLPGGTAYEPCYEIVK
- the queF gene encoding NADPH-dependent 7-cyano-7-deazaguanine reductase QueF (Catalyzes the NADPH-dependent reduction of 7-cyano-7-deazaguanine (preQ0) to 7-aminomethyl-7-deazaguanine (preQ1) in queuosine biosynthesis) encodes the protein MSHYQNNPALDNLTLGKKTAYHDQYDPNLLQAVPRSLNRTPLNIDAQDLPFHGADIWTLYEISWLNKKGVPQVAIGSVSIDAQSENLVESKSFKLYLNSFNQTRYETWENVRSTLENDLARCANGKVSVKLHKLNEFSQQMIQPFDGICLDDQDIEIDNYEFSRDYLVNSTEADIVEETLVSHLLKSNCLITNQPDWGSVQIHYSGPKINREALLRYLVSFRHHNEFHEQCVERIFNDITQLCQPEKLTVYARYTRRGGLDINPWRSNTHFIPEIGRLARQ
- the xni gene encoding flap endonuclease Xni; translated protein: MIHLLIIDALNLIRRIHAVQGSPCADTCLSAISQLITHTAPTHIVAVFDEEGRHHSWRHEKLPDYKAGRQPMPENLQTELPALKSKFEAKGIHCWQSQGDEADDLAATLAKKITDAGHMVTIVSTDKGYCQLLSPALRIRDYFQKRWLDVPFIQEEFGVNPQQLPDYWGLAGISSSKIPGVTGIGAKSATQLLQQFNSLEDLFANLDNLDEKWQKKLSGQLEIALLCREIATLKTDIQLQGNLNQLRFNQTK
- the syd gene encoding SecY-interacting protein, translating into MNMTVSEALSDFTQQYVTQWKTETGLPPASIDLYGVPSPCIVRTGENWVYWEPQPFNGKDKDLSRVAAALDIELQPSIHPFYTTQLAGDMKAQFGSLVVSLVQVWNDEDFIRLQENLIGHLVTQKRLKLSPTLFIATLDSDLEMVSLCNLTGNVVLEKFGSQERTVLSANLVEFLQQLSPIVEMVK
- the rlmM gene encoding 23S rRNA (cytidine(2498)-2'-O)-methyltransferase RlmM encodes the protein MSNKIALYCRPGFEKECAAEITDKASQKNVFGFARVKENSGYVIFECYQAEDADKLARELPFRELIFARQMIVVGELLKDLPPEDRITPIVNALSQQIEGAGDLRVEVADTNESKELLKFCRKFTVPLRNALRQEKILLAKENLKRPVIHVFFIASGCCYTGYSYSHNSSPFYMGIPRLKFPSDAPSRSTLKLEEAFHVFIPYDEWDERLDSGMNAVDLGACPGGWTYQLVKRSMMVHAVDNGPMAESLMETGQVRHHRVDGFKFQPTSNNITWLVCDMVEKPAKVAALMTEWLLNGWCREAIFNLKLPMKKRYEEVSHILNKMQVQLKEQGINVRIQAKQLYHDREEVTVHVQRIWAAGIPKRD
- a CDS encoding DUF423 domain-containing protein — encoded protein: MNSRLILIFAGISGFFTVAFGAIGSHALSSVMSAHQMEWIQIGLRYQMLHTVALMVIGAILMRKVILWFYWCGVFFAVGILLFSGSLYCMALLQVKYFSYFTPIGGVCFLIGWLLVVIGAMRLRKPALRHE